A single Populus nigra chromosome 13, ddPopNigr1.1, whole genome shotgun sequence DNA region contains:
- the LOC133671166 gene encoding protein NRT1/ PTR FAMILY 5.8-like isoform X1 — protein sequence MASGQKPKGLNKSCFLLIVIAGMERFAFKGVASNLVTYLTDVVKMSNSAAAKTVNNWCGFTSMLPLLVASLADSWDRYSTILTSSFIYVVGLVALTSTALSWARHPTNKISSSYLFWSLCLISLGQGGYNPSLQAFGADQIANDDELPRTKDEQKSNKKSLFFQWWYFGVCGGSLAGVTVMSYIQDTFGWVLGFAIPTIAMGASILLFWCGSRIYAYKQDDAISERPSRDIVPSIKEALSKLMNSRITLPNNNPGVVELELQEKPLCQNSGNAKGLKEEPCSGINYLVENGKVVLRLLPIWTMLLMFAVIFQQPATFFTKQGMTMKRNVGSSFKIPPATLQSAITVSIILLMPFYDALLIPFTRLITRDKKGISVTQRMGIGMVLSIIAMVIAALVETKRLEISRKMEVLDPKLETEVPLSIFWLLPQYILLGISDIFTVVGMQEFFYSEVPVRMRTMGIALYTSVFGVGSFLSALLISLVEYFTSSRGKGRSWFSDDMREARFDKYYWLLALLSVISLVFYVIFCKCFVSRSSDLDNEN from the exons ATGGCCAGTGGGCAGAAACCAAAAGGGCTCAACAAGTCATGTTTTCTCCTCATag TGATAGCTGGTATGGAAAGGTTTGCATTCAAAGGGGTGGCATCAAATTTGGTAACTTATCTTACAGATGTGGTTAAGATGAGCAACTCTGCTGCAGCCAAGACTGTTAATAATTGGTGTGGATTCACATCCATGTTACCACTTCTAGTTGCATCGCTTGCTGATTCATGGGATCGGTATTCCACCATTCTAACCTCTTCCTTTATTTATGTTGTG GGACTTGTGGCATTGACATCAACAGCATTGTCTTGGGCAAGGCATCCCACCAACAAAATAAGCTCCTCATACCTGTTTTGGTCGCTCTGTTTGATTTCTCTAGGGCAAGGTGGATATAACCCATCTTTACAAGCCTTTGGAGCAGATCAAATTGCGAACGATGATGAGCTGCCGAGAACAAAAGATGAGCAGAAATCAAATAAGAAGAGCTTATTCTTTCAGTGGTGGTATTTTGGGGTTTGTGGTGGCAGCCTTGCAGGTGTCACAGTCATGTCCTATATCCAAGACACATTTGGCTGGGTACTCGGATTTGCAATTCCTACAATCGCAATGGGAGCATCAATTTTACTGTTTTGGTGTGGAAGCAGAATTTATGCATACAAACAGGATGATGCCATCTCTGAGAGGCCTTCGCGGGACATAGTTCCATCCATTAAGGAAGCTCTGTCGAAATTGATGAATAGCAGAATCACCTTACCAAACAACAATCCTGGAGTTGTTGAGCTAGA GCTTCAAGAAAAACCTCTTTGTCAGAATTCGGGCAATGCCAAGGGATTGAAGGAGGAACCCTGCAGTGGTATTAACTACCTAGTTGAAAATGGAAAAGTAGTATTAAGGCTTTTGCCGATATGGACGATGCTGCTAATGTTTGCAGTCATCTTTCAGCAGCCTGCCACATTCTTCACCAAACAGGGAATGACAATGAAGAGGAATGTAGGCAGCAGCTTCAAGATCCCACCAGCTACACTACAAAGTGCTATTACAGTTTCTATAATCCTCCTGATGCCATTTTATGATGCGTTGCTGATCCCATTTACTCGACTGATTACTCGCGACAAAAAGGGTATCAGTGTGACTCAAAGAATGGGTATCGGGATGGTACTGTCCATAATAGCCATGGTCATTGCTGCATTggttgaaacaaaaagactcGAAATCAGCAGAAAAATGGAAGTTCTTGATCCAAAATTGGAAACAGAAGTTCCATTAAGCATATTTTGGTTGCTGCCTCAGTACATTCTGCTTGGCATCTCTGACATCTTCACTGTTGTTGGGATGCAAGAGTTTTTCTATAGTGAAGTTCCTGTAAGAATGAGAACAATGGGAATTGCACTATACACTAGTGTATTTGGGGTGGGAAGCTTCTTGAGTGCCCTGTTGATTTCACTAGTAGAATATTTCACAAGCTCAAGAGGCAAAGGGCGGAGCTGGTTCTCTGATGACATGAGAGAAGCCCGTTTCGACAAATACTATTGGCTTCTAGCCTTGTTAAGTGTAATCAGCTTagtgttttatgttattttctgcAAATGTTTTGTAAGCAGAAGCAGTGATTTGGATAATGAGAACTAG
- the LOC133671166 gene encoding protein NRT1/ PTR FAMILY 5.8-like isoform X2: protein MGSGLVALTSTALSWARHPTNKISSSYLFWSLCLISLGQGGYNPSLQAFGADQIANDDELPRTKDEQKSNKKSLFFQWWYFGVCGGSLAGVTVMSYIQDTFGWVLGFAIPTIAMGASILLFWCGSRIYAYKQDDAISERPSRDIVPSIKEALSKLMNSRITLPNNNPGVVELELQEKPLCQNSGNAKGLKEEPCSGINYLVENGKVVLRLLPIWTMLLMFAVIFQQPATFFTKQGMTMKRNVGSSFKIPPATLQSAITVSIILLMPFYDALLIPFTRLITRDKKGISVTQRMGIGMVLSIIAMVIAALVETKRLEISRKMEVLDPKLETEVPLSIFWLLPQYILLGISDIFTVVGMQEFFYSEVPVRMRTMGIALYTSVFGVGSFLSALLISLVEYFTSSRGKGRSWFSDDMREARFDKYYWLLALLSVISLVFYVIFCKCFVSRSSDLDNEN from the exons ATGGGATCG GGACTTGTGGCATTGACATCAACAGCATTGTCTTGGGCAAGGCATCCCACCAACAAAATAAGCTCCTCATACCTGTTTTGGTCGCTCTGTTTGATTTCTCTAGGGCAAGGTGGATATAACCCATCTTTACAAGCCTTTGGAGCAGATCAAATTGCGAACGATGATGAGCTGCCGAGAACAAAAGATGAGCAGAAATCAAATAAGAAGAGCTTATTCTTTCAGTGGTGGTATTTTGGGGTTTGTGGTGGCAGCCTTGCAGGTGTCACAGTCATGTCCTATATCCAAGACACATTTGGCTGGGTACTCGGATTTGCAATTCCTACAATCGCAATGGGAGCATCAATTTTACTGTTTTGGTGTGGAAGCAGAATTTATGCATACAAACAGGATGATGCCATCTCTGAGAGGCCTTCGCGGGACATAGTTCCATCCATTAAGGAAGCTCTGTCGAAATTGATGAATAGCAGAATCACCTTACCAAACAACAATCCTGGAGTTGTTGAGCTAGA GCTTCAAGAAAAACCTCTTTGTCAGAATTCGGGCAATGCCAAGGGATTGAAGGAGGAACCCTGCAGTGGTATTAACTACCTAGTTGAAAATGGAAAAGTAGTATTAAGGCTTTTGCCGATATGGACGATGCTGCTAATGTTTGCAGTCATCTTTCAGCAGCCTGCCACATTCTTCACCAAACAGGGAATGACAATGAAGAGGAATGTAGGCAGCAGCTTCAAGATCCCACCAGCTACACTACAAAGTGCTATTACAGTTTCTATAATCCTCCTGATGCCATTTTATGATGCGTTGCTGATCCCATTTACTCGACTGATTACTCGCGACAAAAAGGGTATCAGTGTGACTCAAAGAATGGGTATCGGGATGGTACTGTCCATAATAGCCATGGTCATTGCTGCATTggttgaaacaaaaagactcGAAATCAGCAGAAAAATGGAAGTTCTTGATCCAAAATTGGAAACAGAAGTTCCATTAAGCATATTTTGGTTGCTGCCTCAGTACATTCTGCTTGGCATCTCTGACATCTTCACTGTTGTTGGGATGCAAGAGTTTTTCTATAGTGAAGTTCCTGTAAGAATGAGAACAATGGGAATTGCACTATACACTAGTGTATTTGGGGTGGGAAGCTTCTTGAGTGCCCTGTTGATTTCACTAGTAGAATATTTCACAAGCTCAAGAGGCAAAGGGCGGAGCTGGTTCTCTGATGACATGAGAGAAGCCCGTTTCGACAAATACTATTGGCTTCTAGCCTTGTTAAGTGTAATCAGCTTagtgttttatgttattttctgcAAATGTTTTGTAAGCAGAAGCAGTGATTTGGATAATGAGAACTAG
- the LOC133670935 gene encoding putative GEM-like protein 8, producing the protein MSHRKISPPQYEQTGTPSSSTHPGAGTPSSSNHPGAAEDVDAAGGSSSTIANYFDRVRSAGLLDTMKFEAKKIRKGGRRNIFKQKFDVRAGEKLLKASHCFFSIETGAVAGLLFISTEKIAFCSQRSIAFNFPILQQNQTVEQFEIPLRDIRWSNYGHPQQKILQIRTEDSSEFLFMDFLRYEKARQKFEKAMRKLYQAR; encoded by the exons ATGTCTCATAGGAAAATTTCACCTCCACAGTATGAGCAAACAGGAACACCCTCTTCCTCTACTCATCCTG GTGCAGGAACACCCTCTTCCTCTAATCATCCTG GTGCAGCTGAAGATGTAGATGCAGCTGGGGGATCAAGCAGCACCATTGCAAATTACTTTGACCGTG TTAGATCGGCTGGTCTCTTAGACACAATGAAATTTGAGGCAAAGAAAATCAGAAAAGGCGGGAGGAGGAACATTTTCAAGCAGAAATTTGACGTTAGAGCAGGAGAAAAGCTGCTGAAGGCATCACACTGCTTTTTCTCAATTGAAACTGGTGCTGTTGCAGGACTTCTCTTTATTTCTACTGAAAAGATAGCATTCTGCAGTCAGAGATCAATTGCCTTCAATTTTCCTATTTTGCAGCAAAATCAAACAGTTGAACAG TTTGAGATACCACTAAGGGACATTAGATGGAGCAACTATGGTCATCCACAACAGAAGATCCTACAAATACGAACAGAAGATAGTTCTGAATTCCTGTTCATGGACTTCTTGCGTTACGAAAAAGCTCGTCAAAAGTTTGAGAAAGCAATGCGCAAACTCTACCAAGCTAGGTAA
- the LOC133670936 gene encoding GEM-like protein 7 isoform X2: protein MSQRKIPPPHYEQTGTPSSFYHPGAGTPSSCNHPGAAGGSSNTIANYFDRVISAGLLDTMKFEAKKIKKGGRRNIFKQKFDVRAGEKLLKASHCFFSIETGAVAGLLFISTEKIAFCSQRSIAFNFPILQKNQTVEQIIKQLNCMNLHGWSCTQKKPDSLKIDIFMSSLRYH from the exons ATGTCTCAGAGGAAAATCCCACCTCCACATTATGAGCAAACAGGAACACCCTCTTCCTTTTATCATCCTG GTGCAGGAACACCCTCTTCCTGTAATCATCCTG GTGCAGCTGGGGGATCAAGCAACACCATTGCAAATTACTTTGACCGTG TTATATCGGCTGGTCTCTTAGATACAATGAAATTTGaggcaaagaaaataaaaaaaggcggGAGGAGGAACATTTTCAAGCAGAAATTTGACGTTAGAGCAGGAGAAAAGCTGCTTAAGGCATCACACTGCTTTTTCTCAATTGAAACTGGTGCTGTTGCAGGACTTCTCTTTATTTCTACTGAAAAGATAGCATTCTGCAGTCAGAGATCAATTGCCTTCAATTTTCCTATTTTGCAGAAAAATCAAACAGTTGAACAG ATAATCAAACAACTGAACTGTATGAATTTGCATGGTTGGTCCTGTACGCAAAAGAAACCTGACTCgttgaaaattgatatattcATGAGCAGTTTGAGATACCACTAA
- the LOC133670936 gene encoding GEM-like protein 7 isoform X1, translated as MSQRKIPPPHYEQTGTPSSFYHPGAGTPSSCNHPGAAGGSSNTIANYFDRVISAGLLDTMKFEAKKIKKGGRRNIFKQKFDVRAGEKLLKASHCFFSIETGAVAGLLFISTEKIAFCSQRSIAFNFPILQKNQTVEQFEIPLRNIRWSNYGHPQQKILKIRTEDNSEFLFMDFLRYDKARQKFEKAMRKLYQAK; from the exons ATGTCTCAGAGGAAAATCCCACCTCCACATTATGAGCAAACAGGAACACCCTCTTCCTTTTATCATCCTG GTGCAGGAACACCCTCTTCCTGTAATCATCCTG GTGCAGCTGGGGGATCAAGCAACACCATTGCAAATTACTTTGACCGTG TTATATCGGCTGGTCTCTTAGATACAATGAAATTTGaggcaaagaaaataaaaaaaggcggGAGGAGGAACATTTTCAAGCAGAAATTTGACGTTAGAGCAGGAGAAAAGCTGCTTAAGGCATCACACTGCTTTTTCTCAATTGAAACTGGTGCTGTTGCAGGACTTCTCTTTATTTCTACTGAAAAGATAGCATTCTGCAGTCAGAGATCAATTGCCTTCAATTTTCCTATTTTGCAGAAAAATCAAACAGTTGAACAG TTTGAGATACCACTAAGGAACATTAGATGGAGCAACTATGGTCATCCACAACAGAAGATCCTAAAAATACGAACAGAAGATAATTCTGAATTCCTGTTCATGGACTTCTTGCGTTACGACAAAGCTCGTCAAAAGTTTGAGAAAGCAATGCGCAAACTCTACCAAGCTAAGTAA